One Eptesicus fuscus isolate TK198812 chromosome 13, DD_ASM_mEF_20220401, whole genome shotgun sequence genomic window, CTTGTAGTagtaatgcataaataaatagttGTGGATGACAGCTCTCAAAAAGTGCCACGAGGGACTTTCatatccttcctctcttcctgaaGGAAATTCCTGGATGTTCTGCATGACCCACCCAAGATGAAGTCACTAGCTTTGGAGAGGAGGCAGCTCATGAGCAgactctttcctcccctccattCGTCTCCCTGGAAGCAGCAATGTGACTGCAATGAAAGTTAAGCGCCTTTCTCTTATTGACTGATTCCAGAGAACACTTTCTGTTACCTTGAGTGGGAGATGCCTGCAGGAACTTCAGTGAGACCTGTGATAGAAccagtcttttctttttccttttttagccAATCTTTTCAAGAAAACATCATGATTATCAGGCAGGAGCTGCTTGAGAAAAATTGTTGCTTAGCATCTCCTACATTGCAGGCCAAGACCATCACTGGGTTTCAAAGACATGCTATCTGTTCCTCAAGACCTCACAGGGTGTTGGAAGAGGGAGACACAGAAACCAGACATTCTGGGACAATGTTGTAAGTGTTCCATAGAGGAAGGTTGGGGCCACGTGTGTTCATTGTGGCTGCAATGGCTGGGCTTGAGAATCCAGAGGTTCTACGTTTTCTTGCAGCCAACACGAAGAGGAATGTCCCTGACATAAAAATAACCAGTTGCCCAGGTGAACCCTAACAGTCTTTGGTTcaaaaaaatgtgaaattttcCTACAGCGTTCCTCAAAGCTGTACATCTGAAAGGATCATAAGACTCACAGGGCTGAATCTCATAAGCACCCTCAGTATAAGTTGGTGGCATCACATCAAAGCGCTCAGACAGGTGCACAGACTACATGAACAATCTTCGTATCTTCTTCCACCACTCTGTCATCCAACTGAGGAACCCCTTACCTACAGCCAAGCCTAGTACAGCATTTGGAAATGAAGGGGGTGCATGTAGGAGACAGAATCAGTAAAATGATGAACTGGAAAGAGCCTTGGATCAAGCGTAGGGAGACGTAGTTCTGATGGATGTATTTggttagaaaaatttaaaactgtaGTTAGTATCATTTTCACAGCTACCTGTAGTGTCTCTAGAGGACTCAGCATTCATTTACGAATTCCTCTCCCTGAGTGTAAATATATGTGGCAGCCTCACTGTCTGTGAAGAACAGACAGCCCTGTCTGTTGAGACATTGTCATAGTGGACCCTCCACGTCTGCCTGAGTTCTCTGAGGAATGAGTAACCAGTGTCAGAGAATAGTCCAGAATTCTGTAATGAACCTAAGTCTACCAATACAATGACTTGACTAGGGCAGGATCAGATGTTTTCAACTCATGGGAACTGGCCTTGAAACTGACTATAATCCACAGCCAGAAAAATCTGTACAAAATCTTGAGGCTTACAGAGTATACCAAATCTACTATCTGCATGCTACTAAAATTTGTTTTCCaagataatttctattttaaaattgacCCTGAGTTTACAATGGCCACATTGGAATTGGTGGGACATAGTGCTAGACTCTATACTGGTCGAGGTGAGAGCTATAACCATTCATCATTTCTCAAAGGTAAAGACCATGGTTTTCTTTACTACGAACCAAAGCCAACTTGTCACCATGCTGTAGACAAATGCCACTGGAGGGCTTTCACTAGcccagtttcctggtctgtgctTATGCAGGTAGAGACTCtctccaaggatattttccctaaACCCAGAGAACTCAAGGAGATTAGAAGTAGGCCAACTCATTTATTCAAGATTTTTAGGTATAGAATGCCCCAAATCACAGCACTAAACATGAATCTAAAGGGCATATAGTCTGAGAGCAAAAATAAGGAATCTTCTTTTTCTGCCCTATCAGGTAGAAAAATTCTGAACATTAGTTTATGTATTAGGacaaggattcttttttttttttttttacttattatatatTTCCTCTAAGCCAATAATATGTTAGAGCCTTCACAAATATTAACAGCTgatgtttatgaaatatttagtCATATTTGGCACCTGGCtgagtccttttctttttttccaatttctttttttaaaatttctttattgattaaggtattagatatgtgtccttattcccccattacctcccacctcccattcatgcccccatccccctgttttctgtatctattgattaagcttatatgcatgcatataagtcctttggttgatctctcccccttacccccactgtcccctaccttccctgaggtttgacgttctgattgatgtttctctggatctatttttgttcatcagtttatgttgttcattatattccacaaatgagtgagatcatgtgttatttatctttctctgcctggcttatttcacttagcataatgctggctGAGTCCTTTTcatcaattttcttatttattccccACTATGATCTTATGAGCAGATGATTTCAAGTACATTTTGCAGATGAAttaactgaggcttggagaggagaGCTGCAGAACCAGGACTTCGACCTGGATTTTTCTGATTTGGACAGAGATTCTTTCTGTTGCAATGAAGATTATTAAGAAAAAGCCTTCAATAAAGAAATTCAGAGCACATGAGAAATTTATTGGTAATGGAGAGGTAAAACATTTGAACTAATACTTTCTCTGAGAAAAACtagaacagctttttaaaaacaacctatTTGAAGAGATTGGGCATCACTGAAGCATTTtggggctgaggctcagagaagaatAGATACTTTCCAAGCCTGACAGGGCAGCAGTGAGTCTCAAAGTTACTTCAGACTGACCAGGACAGAGGCTCTCATCACTGCCCCTGACTGCTTCCCGACATGTCCAGGGCTTCCCCAGGAAGGctttctccaggttcatccacctCAGGAGTGTCCTGCAGAGCCCTCTGGAGAACCAGCCTCAGAGTGTGTCTCTGCTTCCGCCATTGTTGCCTGAAGGAGCCAACGAAGAAGTAAATGATGGGGTTGGCACAGCTGTTGATAGAGGACAGAAGTAATAGCTTCATGAAAAGATGGTTGGTATTAAAGTCAATTGGAAACCAGATTAAGAGGAACCAGGTGATGCCGAAGGGCAGGCCACAGAGGAGGAAGACCAGCACCGTGAGCACGATGGTCACATAGAGCCTGGTTCGCGGTACCTGGTGGGGGCCACACAGCAGTGTGgtcatcagggccaggctggatcCAGGGAGAAGCACAAATAACAAAATCAGCCACGCCACAGTGATGAAATTAAATACCTGACACATGGAAAAGCTTATAAAATGCAACAGAAGGAAACAGATATTTTTATCCAGGATGCTCAGGAGTAGGGACAGGGACCACAGCAGGGCACACGTGACAGCGGACATGTGACTGGGGCGGCGGCAGCGGTACCAGATGGGCCACAGGACAGACAGGCAGCGCTctgtgctgatggcactgagaAAGC contains:
- the LOC103292792 gene encoding mas-related G-protein coupled receptor member X1-like — protein: MVLRPTTAAFLSMDMTVTAWETELTPTNGSDQAFYQHYTEIIILKVVSAIVALVGLAGNAVVLWLLGFRMRRNAFSVYILNLAGADFLFLCSQIIYILYGIFDLDFVSYEVDIFLTAVAVFAYISSLSFLSAISTERCLSVLWPIWYRCRRPSHMSAVTCALLWSLSLLLSILDKNICFLLLHFISFSMCQVFNFITVAWLILLFVLLPGSSLALMTTLLCGPHQVPRTRLYVTIVLTVLVFLLCGLPFGITWFLLIWFPIDFNTNHLFMKLLLLSSINSCANPIIYFFVGSFRQQWRKQRHTLRLVLQRALQDTPEVDEPGESLPGEALDMSGSSQGQ